One genomic region from Populus nigra chromosome 8, ddPopNigr1.1, whole genome shotgun sequence encodes:
- the LOC133701277 gene encoding E3 ubiquitin-protein ligase SINAT2-like codes for MAPGGIINKEEIESRIAYLDHDTGHPATSNAELRGSPFRKAATPSTGNPGKQSTSNMQDLLDCPVCFTIMYPPIFQCPNGHTLCSHCRARVKNSCPICRGELGNIRCLALEKIAESIELPCKYQSMGCCDIFPYYSKPKHEKNCKYRPYNCPYAGAECSVTGDIPLLVKHLRNEHKVDMHDGCTFNHRYVKSDPREIDNATWMLTVFNCFGRQFCLHFETFHLGMSPVYMAFLRFMGAEDEAREFSYSLEVGGNGRKLTWQGVPRSIRDSHQKVRDSQDGLIIQRNLALFFSGGERQELKLKVSGRIWKEQ; via the exons ATGGCCCCAGGAGGTATCATCAACAAGGAAGAGATCGAGTCACGCATTGCGTACTTGGATCATGATACGGGCCATCCGGCGACTTCTAATGCTGAGTTAAGAGGCTCCCCTTTTAGAAAAGCTGCAACACCTTCCACTGGGAATCCTGGAAAACAATCAACTAGTAACATGCAAGACCTTCTTGATTGTCCTGTTTGCTTCACTATAATGTATCCTCCAATTTTCCAG TGTCCAAATGGCCACACTCTATGTTCACACTGCAGGGCCAGAGTGAAGAACTCTTGCCCAATTTGCCGAGGAGAACTAGGAAATATAAGGTGCTTGGCTCTGGAGAAAATTGCCGAGTCAATAGAACTCCCCTGCAAATACCAAAGTATGGGATGTTGTGACATATTTCCCTACTACAGCAAGCCAAAACATGAAAAGAACTGCAAATATCGCCCATACAACTGCCCTTATGCTGGAGCTGAATGTTCTGTCACCGGTGACATCCCGCTCCTTGTCAAGCATCTCAGAAACGAACACAAAGTTGACATGCATGATGGATGCACCTTCAATCACAGATATGTCAAGTCTGATCCCCGAGAAATCGACAATGCCACATGGATGTTAACT GTTTTCAATTGTTTCGGCCGACAGTTTTGCCTGCACTTTGAGACATTTCATCTAGGAATGTCACCTGTTTACATGGCCTTCCTGAGATTCATGGGTGCAGAAGATGAGGCAAGAGAATTTAGTTACAGTCTTGAAGTTGGTGGAAATGGTAGAAAGCTTACATGGCAAGGAGTTCCGAGAAGTATCCGGGATAGCCATCAGAAAGTTCGAGACAGCCAAGATGGACTGATCATTCAGAGAAACTTGGCACTTTTCTTTTCTGGAGGGGAACGGCAGGAGTTAAAACTGAAAGTTTCTGGACGGATATGGAAAGAACAGTGA
- the LOC133700693 gene encoding serine/threonine-protein kinase GRIK1-like isoform X2 produces the protein MTNHRNPKRPVLPMTCTSNLFSQECASNIDCRQDDAENIFYQDLSSGNFPVDKNEEQSIPCSPRKAQACKKIPVTVTTFVRHSKHSNGRKMINEYVKERRISQGSYGKVVLYRNSNSGTPYAIKVICKSRLRKFRITGSETAMADVLREVSILKTLEHPNIINLVEVIDDQKSDYLYMVLEYVESSTVSNILEMKGRIDETTARRYFKDVIAGLIYLHHHNIVHGDIKPENLLVTASGRVKIVDFSFGHAFEDDNDELLRCPGTLAFTAPECCSDTVYHGKAADMWAVGVTLYSMVLGFCPFLADSVPETCDKIVNSPLPLPEELDSELKDLLQGLLSKDPMQRITLDDVAEHPWVVKEGGPVPINCLCSSK, from the exons ATGACAAATCATCGGAATCCGAAGAGGCCTGTTTTACCCATGACCTGCACATCCAATCTGTTCTCTCAAGAGTGTGCGAGCAACATTGACTGTCGACAAGATGATGCAGAGAACATTTTCTACCAAGACTTATCCAGTGGGAATTTTCCTGTTGATAAGAATGAAGAACAATCAATACCATGCTCACCAAGGAAGGCTCAGGCTTGTAAGAAGATCCCTGTTACAGTTACCACATTTGTAAGGCATTCTAAG CACTCAAATGGAAGAAAGATGATCAACGAGTATGTAAAAGAGAGGAGGATTAGCCAAGGAAGCTATGGTAAAGTG GTACTCTATCGAAACAGTAACAGTGGAACTCCTTATGCTATTAAG GTTATTTGCAAGTCTCGTTTGCGCAAATTTCGCATCACAGGATCAGAAACAGCAATGGCTGATGTTCTCAGAGAA gtatCCATATTGAAAACTTTGGAACATCCAAACATAATCAACCTAGTTGAGGTGATTGATGACCAAAAATCAGATTATCTGTATATGG TTCTTGAATATGTGGAAAGCAGTACTGTGAGCAACATTTTGGAGATGAAAGGACGGATTGATGAAACAACTGCAAGAAGATATTTCAAGGATGTAATTGCTGGTCTCATTTATTTGCATCATCAT AATATTGTGCATGGTGATATTAAGCCAGAAAACCTTTTGGTCACTGCTAGTGGAAGGGTGAAAATAGTTGATTTCAGCTTTGGCCATGCCTTTGAG GATGACAATGATGAGCTATTGAGATGTCCTGGAACTCTAGCTTTCACTGCACCAGAGTGTTGTTCAG ATACAGTATACCATGGAAAAGCTGCTGATATGTGGGCTGTGGGGGTTACCTTATACTCTATGGTGCTCGGTTTCTGCCCTTTTCTTGCTGATAGTGTACCTGAAACTTGTGACAAG ATTGTTAATAGTCCTTTACCACTTCCAGAAGAATTAGATTCTGAGCTCAAAGATCTTCTGCAAGGCCTTCTCTCCAAAG ATCCAATGCAAAGAATTACCTTGGATGATGTAGCTGAGCATCCATGGGTGGTCAAAGAGGGTGGTCCAGTCCCTATAAACTGCTTATGCAGCAGCAAGTAG
- the LOC133700693 gene encoding serine/threonine-protein kinase GRIK1-like isoform X1: MTNHRNPKRPVLPMTCTSNLFSQECASNIDCRQDDAENIFYQDLSSGNFPVDKNEEQSIPCSPRKAQACKKIPVTVTTFVRHSKHSNGRKMINEYVKERRISQGSYGKVVLYRNSNSGTPYAIKVICKSRLRKFRITGSETAMADVLREVSILKTLEHPNIINLVEVIDDQKSDYLYMVLEYVESSTVSNILEMKGRIDETTARRYFKDVIAGLIYLHHHNIVHGDIKPENLLVTASGRVKIVDFSFGHAFEDDNDELLRCPGTLAFTAPECCSDTVYHGKAADMWAVGVTLYSMVLGFCPFLADSVPETCDKIVNSPLPLPEELDSELKDLLQGLLSKGNTDPMQRITLDDVAEHPWVVKEGGPVPINCLCSSK; this comes from the exons ATGACAAATCATCGGAATCCGAAGAGGCCTGTTTTACCCATGACCTGCACATCCAATCTGTTCTCTCAAGAGTGTGCGAGCAACATTGACTGTCGACAAGATGATGCAGAGAACATTTTCTACCAAGACTTATCCAGTGGGAATTTTCCTGTTGATAAGAATGAAGAACAATCAATACCATGCTCACCAAGGAAGGCTCAGGCTTGTAAGAAGATCCCTGTTACAGTTACCACATTTGTAAGGCATTCTAAG CACTCAAATGGAAGAAAGATGATCAACGAGTATGTAAAAGAGAGGAGGATTAGCCAAGGAAGCTATGGTAAAGTG GTACTCTATCGAAACAGTAACAGTGGAACTCCTTATGCTATTAAG GTTATTTGCAAGTCTCGTTTGCGCAAATTTCGCATCACAGGATCAGAAACAGCAATGGCTGATGTTCTCAGAGAA gtatCCATATTGAAAACTTTGGAACATCCAAACATAATCAACCTAGTTGAGGTGATTGATGACCAAAAATCAGATTATCTGTATATGG TTCTTGAATATGTGGAAAGCAGTACTGTGAGCAACATTTTGGAGATGAAAGGACGGATTGATGAAACAACTGCAAGAAGATATTTCAAGGATGTAATTGCTGGTCTCATTTATTTGCATCATCAT AATATTGTGCATGGTGATATTAAGCCAGAAAACCTTTTGGTCACTGCTAGTGGAAGGGTGAAAATAGTTGATTTCAGCTTTGGCCATGCCTTTGAG GATGACAATGATGAGCTATTGAGATGTCCTGGAACTCTAGCTTTCACTGCACCAGAGTGTTGTTCAG ATACAGTATACCATGGAAAAGCTGCTGATATGTGGGCTGTGGGGGTTACCTTATACTCTATGGTGCTCGGTTTCTGCCCTTTTCTTGCTGATAGTGTACCTGAAACTTGTGACAAG ATTGTTAATAGTCCTTTACCACTTCCAGAAGAATTAGATTCTGAGCTCAAAGATCTTCTGCAAGGCCTTCTCTCCAAAGGTAACACAG ATCCAATGCAAAGAATTACCTTGGATGATGTAGCTGAGCATCCATGGGTGGTCAAAGAGGGTGGTCCAGTCCCTATAAACTGCTTATGCAGCAGCAAGTAG